CCCTTGCGGATCGGCTCGCTGGCGATCTTCTGCCTGCTCTCGTCGACGGCACTGCTGGTCGCCGAGACATTCGCCGAGACGATGCCGGCGGGCTTGAGCTTCATCAATCACTCGCTCGTCGGCAACGCCTACGCGTTATCGCTCTATGCCGTGGCTGCGCGCGAATTCCGGGCGCGAAAGCAATTCCGGACGGCCGAGGCGCTGCAGCGCGAGAAGGAACGCTCGGAGAAATCGCTGCGCGAGCTGCGCGCGACCCAGGAGCAGCTCGTGCAGGCCGAGAAGCTCGCCTCGCTCGGACAATTGGTGGCCGGCGTCGCGCATGAGGTCAACACCCCGCTGGGCATTGCCTTGACGACCTCGACGACCATGCAGGCGGACCTGCAGACAATGGCCGACGCCTTGGGCGGAGCGTCGGTTCGGCGATCCGACATGACCAAGGGAATCGACAGGCTCAAGCAGGGGCTCAACCTGACCTTCGAGAACCTGCACCGCGCCTCCGAGATGGTGCAGAGTTTCAGGCAGGTCGCGGTGCACCAGGCCGACGAGGACCGGCGCAGCTTCGAGCTTCGCGATTGGCTGTCGGAGTTGACGTCCAAGCTCGGGCCGTTGCTGTCGCATCATGGCCTGACGGTCGAGGTGCAATGCCCGGCGGGAATTACGCTCAACAGTTACCCCGGGGCGCTCGCGCAGGTCATCAGCAACCTCGCTCTCAACACGGCCGGGCACGCTTACCCCGACAAGAAGGGCGGTAGGTTCGTCATCACGGTCAGCCAGACGGATTCGAAATCAGTCCGTCTCGTCTGTGCCGACGAAGGCGTCGGAATCCCCGAGCACCTGCAGGCGCATGTGTTCGATCCATTCGTCACGACAAGCCGCGAGAAGGGCAATGCCGGCCTGGGACTGCATATCGCATTCAATCTGGTCAGCTCATCGCTCAACGGGCGCTTGCGACTCGAGAGCAAGGCGGGTCCGGGCACTCGGATCGTCATCGAGATTCCCGTCGAAGGAGCGTTACAGGACAATAGCAAACAGGCGAGACCTGACGCCATTGCGAGCAGTTCCCAATGACTGCATGGCAGGCAGACTGTCTTCCTTTGACGATCTTCGAGGCAGTGTCTGACATCAACCTGACAGACCAGCCTCGATTTCTTCGACGCACCGTTTGCATTTCATTGCTTCTCGTTCATGCACAATCGGTGCGAATCTTTTTGCGCACGCATTTTGCTCGCGCCATTCAAATGACACGTACTGACGGATAGTCGTCAGCGTTTCGCGGCGTTGCTCACGCGCGACAAGTTCGACGTCACTCATGCGCGGCGATCCGCGCATGAGCGGCGTCCGATTGATCGCACATGCATGAAGCGCGCCTCGCATGAAATCATAAAACATGAAACGTCATTGGTTCACCGTCTCGCTTTCGAACTGCGCCTGAAGTTTTCGTCGTTCGCCGCTCGAGGAGCTGATCGTGACTCAACTCAACATGCATTTCTCCGAGGACGAGCAGTCTCGGAGGGTACGGAATGGTGCGCTCGCCGCAGTCGTCACGCAGGTCGTGCGCCTTGCGACGCAGACCGGATCCGTGATCCTGCTCTCGCGCCTGCTGACGCCGATCGACTTCGGTACTTACGCGATGGCCTCGCCGGTGCTCGCCTTCGCGGTGCTGTTCCAGGATCTCGGCCTGGGACACGCGACCGTGCAGAAGGACGAATTGACCCAGACCGAATTGAGCGCGCTGTTCTGGGTGAACCTCTCGGTCGGCGCGGCCCTGGCCGTCACCCAGGTGGCGCTATCGCCGCTCGTCGCCAGGTTCTACAGCGTGCCGAATCTGGCGCCACTGACCTCGGGCATGAGTGTCACTTTGCTGCTCAGCGGCGCCGACGTCCAGCATCTGTCGTTGCTGACGCGCCAGATGCGGTTCTGGACGCTGGCAGGCCTGGAATCCGCGGCCGCACTGACCGGACTACTGACCTCGGTCGTGGTCGCGCTGGTCTATCACAGCTATTGGGCCATCCTCGCCGGCAGCCTAGCATCGGGTCTGATGCTCGCAGGCGGCGCCTGGCTGAGTTCGGGATGGTTGCCGTCGAGACCCGGCTCGATCAGGGCCGCACGCGACATGCTGACGTTCGGGCTCGGCGTGACCGGCTACAATTTTGCGGAGTTCCTTTCCCGCAACACGGACGGGGTGCTGATCGGCAAAGTCTGGGGGACAGCCTCGCTCGGCGCCTATAACCGCGCTTACCGGCTCCTGCTGTTTCCCCTTCAGCAAGTCAGCAACCCGATGGTGCGGATCATGCTGCCGACGTTGTCGGGCCTGCTGAAGGAGCCTGAACGCTATCGGGAGTCGTTTCGTCGCGCGGTGCTGCCGGCGTTCCTCCTCGTGCTGCCTGGCGTCGCCTTCATGATCGCCTCCGCCGATACGCTCGTCGAAACTCTGCTGGGAGACCAATGGAGCGAGGCGGCGCCGATCTTCGTCGCGCTCAGCATTGCCGGCCTGCTGCAGACCAGCAACAGCCCCGCCACCTGGCTGTTCCTCAGTCAGGGCCGTGCCAAGGAATACATGCGCTGGGGCCTGTTCAACGTCTCAACGTCCATCGGCGCCTTCATCTGTGGACTGCCGTTCGGCCCGGTCGGCGTCGCCATTGCATATTCGATCAGCGAGTGCATACGCACGCCCATCCTGTGGTGGCTGATCGGACGAAACGGCCCCGTGCGCCATCGAGACCTCCTGAAAGTGATCGGGCCTCATCTCGCCGGTGCCCTCGCATCTGTCGGAGCTGCGTGTCTGCTCCATCGCTGGCTGCTCGCGCATTCGATCGGCGGGATTCCCGATTTGGCAGCCTGCTTCGGCCTGTCGTATGCCGTCTCGCTCACGATCGTCGCGCTGTTTCCGGCCTGTCGCGGAGAAATGCGGCGCTACGCACAGAGCATTGGTGGCGGGTAATGCGATCGGCGCCGGATCGTTCGCAAGGCGGCGGATCTGATTTGCCACGTCGCGATCATGCCATGGACGTGCGCCACGGGACTGATCCGTATGTCACCGTGGCGCACGTGTCTCAAACGTCCGGTTCGGGGCTGCTCAATGCCTCACTTGCTCGAACACGATGACCACGCCGGTCGGCTCGGGCTCGTGCGCCATCAGGCGCGTCAAGTCGGAGTCGCCCCAATCGGCGAGACTGACGACTTCACCGCTCTGGCGGTCGGTGCCGAGCGAGGGTGTGGGCTCGAGGACCTTGAGGCCCATCTCGTCGACGAAGAAGGTGTGCTCGCCGAACATGCTGTTGAGCTGCGGCATGGCCGGATGTTCGTCGGGCAGCACCTGAGCGCCGAGTTGGTTGACGGTCTGCTTCACCTGTTCGGATGTGAGCTTCATGAGCTGCTCCGTTCTTTCACGTCGGGTTTCAGTGGACTGAGCCAGAGCGGGCGTTCCCTGCGCCGATATGCGCCTGGCTCAGACTCCCGAACAGGTGCTGCGCACAAATGTTCCTGAGAAATCCAATTCGTGATCGCGGGTTTCATCCGCCGCGCTGACGGCACGGGATTGCCACAGGATGCACACGATCTCCCGAGAGGTGCGTCAATCGACGGCTTCGACGATCCGGATGTCGCGGTCGGCGCCGTCTCCGAGCAGATCGTGCGCCTTTTGATAGGCCGGGCTCGCATACGCCGCCTTGGCACTCTCGACGCTGTCGAACTCGATGAGAACCACCCGTTCCATCTGGCCGAGTTCGAAGACGGCAGCCGGCATTCCGCGCGCGATGACACGACCACCCGCCGCTTCGATGGCTTGGCGCGACACGTTGACATAGGCCGCCATGGCATCGGGATTCTTGATCGCGCGGTAGGTGGCAACCCAATAGGCTTTGGCCATTTTGTTCTCCTGGTTCTCTTGAGCTAATGATCACTGCTATTTTCGCCGACCGACAGCGCACAGATGCGTGACAGATACGTGTAAGGCAGGCTGGTCTCCTCAGCCCAGGCGTTGAACTGCGCCTGCACCTTGGCGAGATCGCCTTTCGATTTCACCTCCTCGGCGATGTCGAGGCCCGCATCGCGCAGGCAAGCGACGACGTCCCTCGAGGTCACGAAACCGTCCCAGCCGACGAAGCGCAGCAGCATCTGGCCGGTGTTGCCGCCGAGCCGGCTGCCGCGCTTGGTGAGGAGATCGAGCAGGCCGACCTCGTCGGACGACGGCCATTTCGCCAGAAACTTGCCGAAGCTGCCATGCTCCTTCGCGATCTCCTGGACGAAGGCGGCGTTGTCGCGCACCGACATGATCTTGGCGCCGTTGCGGACGATCCGCGCATCGCGCAGCAGGCCTTCCCAATAATCCTCAGGCTGGAAGCTGAGCTTGGCCGGCTGGAAACGCAGGAAGGCCTCTTCGAAGCCGTCCCATTTGGTGTCGATCACGCTCCAAGCAAAGCCGGCGCAGAACACCCGCTTGGTCATTTCCGCGAGGATGCGGTCGTCGCCGAGCTTGGCCAGCCGCTTCAGGTCCGGCTTGGCCGGCATCAACTTCTCCAGCGCCTTGGGCCCACCCTTGCGTTTCTCGGCGCGGGCACGAATGGTCTTGAAGGGGGGCATACGGAGATCCGTGTTGAGGGCGCGCTACGACATCAGAATTCAACAATACGGTCCAGTCCCGAGGTGATTGCGCGGGTAAAATCGAGCATGCTGGTCCGCTTCTTGCTTCATGAAGTCCGGAATCCCTGACATTTTCACTCTCTCGCGGACGTCTCCCATGCGCTGCCTGGTCGTGGCCGATCTGCATTATTCGCTGCCCCAGTTCGACTGGCTGGTCAGCGCGGCCGCGCAATTCGACCTCGTGATTTTCGCAGGGGACGCGCTCGACATCGGTTCGATCGTGGACTTCCGCGCCCAGATCGTGGTGGTGAAGAAGTACCTCGCGCTGCTCGCCGCCCAGACCCGCGTGATCGTCTGCTCCGGCAATCACGACCTCGACGAGCGCAATGCCGACGGCGAGAAGATCTCGCGCTGGATCTCGCAATTGCGCGAGATCGGCATTGCCTGCGACGGCGACAGCCTCGTCATCGGCGAGGCGATGTTCACGGTGTGCCCGTGGTGGGACGGGCCCCTGGTCAGGCAGCGCATCGTCGATCAGCTCGGTCGCGCCGCTTCCGGCCGGCTGCAGCGCTGGATCTGGGTGCATCACGCCCCGCCGGCGGAGTCACCGACGAGCTGGGGCGGCAAGCGTTTCTTCGGCGACGTCGAGCTGGTGCATTGGATCACGCAGCACCAGCCATCGATGGTGATCTCGGGCCATGTGCACCAATCGCCCTTCATCCAGGATGGATCATGGTACGACCGGCTGGACCGGACCTGGATCTTCAACGCCGGCCTGCAGCCCGGTCGCCCGCCGACCTACATCGTGCTGGACTTCGATGCGGACAAGGCCTTCTGGCTTGCTGCGGGTGAAGCACAATGGATCGACCTGACTGCGCCGCTGCAGCGGCCGGCCGCTGCCATCGCGATGCCACCCGACTGGCTCACATCCTTGGATCGGATTGCCGATCCGAGCCTGGCGAAACCTCCCGCGGCGGCAGGTTGACCATACTCTGGAGCACCTCGCCGACCATGGCCAGCTGCGTGCCGTGGCCGGCATATTGCCGCTTGAGATCGGCCAGATAGGTGTTGGCCGCATTGAGCCGCTGCGCCAGCATCTTTGCGATCAACAGCGCCACGCCGGGCTCCTTCTCGAGGAACGAGGCGGCATCCTCGAATTCGTAGACGACCGCATCGGAGCAGGCGCGCACGGTGGCGGTGTGCGGCTGGCCCAGCAGCACCGACATCTCGCCGAGCACCGCACCGGGCTCGGTGACGGTGGCAACCACCATCTCGCCCTTGAGCACTTCGAGCTTGCCCTGCATCAGCACGTAGAGATGGCCGCTGGTGCCGCCTTCGGTGACGAGAAGCGTACCTGCTTGGACCTGCCGCTCCTTGCCGCCGCTGCAATAATCCAGAACTGCGCGCATGTTGCGAACCTCCGCCGCGAGAATGCAGTAGAGCACGATCCGGGGAGGCTTGCAGCGTTTTTCGAGCGCGATGCGCGGCTGCTCGGACTTCCTGCAAGCCGGCCGACGCGCCCGGCACCTCGCGCGGCGGATGCGCCTCACGCGCGAGAAAGTGACGGCACCTCCTCGGGCATGATCGCCTGGAGGCCGCCGAAGCGGCGTTCGCGGCCATGGAAGGCGGCCAGCGCCTCGGCGAGATCGCCCGCGTCGAATTCGGGCCACATCCGCTCGGTGAAGTGCAGCTCGGCATAGGCGCCTTCCCAGAGCAGGAAGTCGGACAGCCGCTTCTCGCCCGAGGTGCGGATGATGAGATCGACGTCGCGCAA
This genomic stretch from Bradyrhizobium daqingense harbors:
- a CDS encoding sensor histidine kinase, translated to MLALLIRLGLRFEDRIEERRFVDQYVRGSLGWTQIAMLLGAATYAGYTLWDWVLYPEVVPTTLAIRGGTALFILLPLTALLSRRRMKPWAETIFLVYCVIPGCILPSIYLFLPSGFTFAAPGMMMIILFVSTMLPLRIGSLAIFCLLSSTALLVAETFAETMPAGLSFINHSLVGNAYALSLYAVAAREFRARKQFRTAEALQREKERSEKSLRELRATQEQLVQAEKLASLGQLVAGVAHEVNTPLGIALTTSTTMQADLQTMADALGGASVRRSDMTKGIDRLKQGLNLTFENLHRASEMVQSFRQVAVHQADEDRRSFELRDWLSELTSKLGPLLSHHGLTVEVQCPAGITLNSYPGALAQVISNLALNTAGHAYPDKKGGRFVITVSQTDSKSVRLVCADEGVGIPEHLQAHVFDPFVTTSREKGNAGLGLHIAFNLVSSSLNGRLRLESKAGPGTRIVIEIPVEGALQDNSKQARPDAIASSSQ
- a CDS encoding lipopolysaccharide biosynthesis protein, which codes for MTQLNMHFSEDEQSRRVRNGALAAVVTQVVRLATQTGSVILLSRLLTPIDFGTYAMASPVLAFAVLFQDLGLGHATVQKDELTQTELSALFWVNLSVGAALAVTQVALSPLVARFYSVPNLAPLTSGMSVTLLLSGADVQHLSLLTRQMRFWTLAGLESAAALTGLLTSVVVALVYHSYWAILAGSLASGLMLAGGAWLSSGWLPSRPGSIRAARDMLTFGLGVTGYNFAEFLSRNTDGVLIGKVWGTASLGAYNRAYRLLLFPLQQVSNPMVRIMLPTLSGLLKEPERYRESFRRAVLPAFLLVLPGVAFMIASADTLVETLLGDQWSEAAPIFVALSIAGLLQTSNSPATWLFLSQGRAKEYMRWGLFNVSTSIGAFICGLPFGPVGVAIAYSISECIRTPILWWLIGRNGPVRHRDLLKVIGPHLAGALASVGAACLLHRWLLAHSIGGIPDLAACFGLSYAVSLTIVALFPACRGEMRRYAQSIGGG
- a CDS encoding metallophosphoesterase family protein, translated to MRCLVVADLHYSLPQFDWLVSAAAQFDLVIFAGDALDIGSIVDFRAQIVVVKKYLALLAAQTRVIVCSGNHDLDERNADGEKISRWISQLREIGIACDGDSLVIGEAMFTVCPWWDGPLVRQRIVDQLGRAASGRLQRWIWVHHAPPAESPTSWGGKRFFGDVELVHWITQHQPSMVISGHVHQSPFIQDGSWYDRLDRTWIFNAGLQPGRPPTYIVLDFDADKAFWLAAGEAQWIDLTAPLQRPAAAIAMPPDWLTSLDRIADPSLAKPPAAAG
- a CDS encoding DUF1330 domain-containing protein, which produces MAKAYWVATYRAIKNPDAMAAYVNVSRQAIEAAGGRVIARGMPAAVFELGQMERVVLIEFDSVESAKAAYASPAYQKAHDLLGDGADRDIRIVEAVD
- a CDS encoding DNA-3-methyladenine glycosylase I, which encodes MPPFKTIRARAEKRKGGPKALEKLMPAKPDLKRLAKLGDDRILAEMTKRVFCAGFAWSVIDTKWDGFEEAFLRFQPAKLSFQPEDYWEGLLRDARIVRNGAKIMSVRDNAAFVQEIAKEHGSFGKFLAKWPSSDEVGLLDLLTKRGSRLGGNTGQMLLRFVGWDGFVTSRDVVACLRDAGLDIAEEVKSKGDLAKVQAQFNAWAEETSLPYTYLSRICALSVGENSSDH
- a CDS encoding Crp/Fnr family transcriptional regulator, producing MRAVLDYCSGGKERQVQAGTLLVTEGGTSGHLYVLMQGKLEVLKGEMVVATVTEPGAVLGEMSVLLGQPHTATVRACSDAVVYEFEDAASFLEKEPGVALLIAKMLAQRLNAANTYLADLKRQYAGHGTQLAMVGEVLQSMVNLPPREVSPGSDRQSDPRM